A genomic region of Persephonella marina EX-H1 contains the following coding sequences:
- a CDS encoding tRNA1(Val) (adenine(37)-N6)-methyltransferase, whose translation MELKPDETLSPFIRGKISIIQKKEGYRFNIDSVILSSFPEITKKKGKIIDLGTGSGIILILLSLKYPDLEFHAIEIQEDLFDMAKRNFELNRVNVNLIKGDIKDIKKLYQPQYFDYVITNPPYFKKEFTQKASQEEKIARYEITATVEDFIKAGSYLLKDKGRFYMIYPSERLSYITRVMVENRVQPKRYRFVHPSKDERSTHFLIEGMRSGKEGGEIIEKPMIIYDNPNIKKYSQELQFLLEKFV comes from the coding sequence TTGGAATTAAAACCTGATGAAACCCTTTCCCCGTTTATACGGGGAAAGATATCTATTATCCAGAAGAAAGAAGGTTACAGATTCAATATAGACAGCGTAATACTCTCATCTTTTCCAGAGATCACGAAGAAAAAAGGAAAGATTATAGATCTTGGAACAGGCTCAGGAATCATTCTTATACTTCTCTCCCTGAAGTATCCAGATCTTGAGTTTCATGCCATTGAGATACAGGAAGATCTTTTTGATATGGCAAAAAGGAATTTTGAGCTAAATCGTGTAAATGTCAATCTCATTAAAGGTGATATCAAGGATATTAAAAAGTTATATCAACCACAGTATTTTGATTATGTGATAACGAATCCCCCATACTTCAAAAAGGAGTTCACACAGAAGGCCTCTCAGGAGGAAAAAATAGCAAGGTACGAGATAACAGCAACAGTTGAGGATTTTATAAAGGCCGGATCTTATCTACTGAAAGATAAGGGAAGATTCTATATGATCTATCCATCTGAGAGGCTTTCATACATAACCAGAGTGATGGTTGAAAACAGGGTACAGCCTAAGAGATACAGGTTTGTTCATCCTTCAAAAGATGAGAGGTCAACCCATTTTCTTATAGAAGGGATGAGATCTGGAAAGGAAGGAGGGGAGATTATAGAAAAACCTATGATCATTTATGATAATCCTAATATTAAAAAGTACTCACAGGAGCTACAATTTCTCTTAGAAAAGTTTGTTTAA
- the atpC gene encoding ATP synthase F1 subunit epsilon, with protein MYPLEVVTPEGIVFKGEVEQTVINTADGEIGILENHMLLLTNVVPGKLRIEIPEEEPKEYAVTHGVIDVRGDKVIVLVEEAFGISEIDVEREKRLLEEAKAKLEERETLSLEEIENYERMKERAEILLELAGVKVR; from the coding sequence ATGTATCCATTAGAGGTTGTCACACCTGAAGGAATAGTTTTTAAAGGTGAGGTAGAACAGACGGTTATAAACACAGCTGACGGTGAGATAGGTATACTTGAGAACCATATGCTTCTGCTCACAAATGTTGTTCCTGGAAAGCTGAGAATTGAGATTCCTGAAGAGGAGCCTAAGGAGTATGCTGTAACACACGGTGTTATAGATGTTAGAGGAGATAAGGTTATCGTTCTTGTTGAGGAAGCCTTTGGTATATCTGAGATAGATGTTGAGAGAGAGAAGAGACTTCTTGAAGAGGCTAAAGCGAAGCTTGAGGAAAGAGAGACATTATCACTTGAAGAGATAGAGAATTACGAAAGAATGAAGGAAAGAGCTGAGATATTATTAGAACTTGCAGGTGTAAAAGTCAGATAA
- the elbB gene encoding isoprenoid biosynthesis glyoxalase ElbB yields the protein MRVGVLLAGCGVFDGAEIHEATLTLYFLDREGVEIVCMAPNIPQKEVINHLTGEKSDEKRNVLVEAARIARGEIKDINDVTADDIDALIMPGGYGVAKNFSNFLEKGADADVIPEVKRLLVEMFEKGKPIGAVCISPVIVAAALREAKVKLTIGSDEQVSKAIEAMGQQHLVCPVSEALVDEEHKIVSTPAYMEGKTIKDVAEGIEKLVKEVLRLAGK from the coding sequence ATGAGAGTAGGTGTTTTACTTGCAGGGTGTGGTGTATTTGATGGAGCAGAAATACATGAGGCAACATTAACACTTTACTTTCTTGATAGGGAAGGTGTTGAGATCGTCTGCATGGCACCAAACATCCCACAGAAGGAGGTTATAAACCATCTGACAGGAGAAAAATCGGATGAGAAAAGAAATGTTCTTGTTGAGGCTGCAAGGATAGCAAGGGGTGAGATAAAGGATATCAATGATGTAACAGCTGATGATATTGATGCGCTGATAATGCCAGGAGGATACGGTGTTGCAAAGAACTTCTCAAACTTCCTTGAGAAAGGGGCTGATGCTGATGTTATCCCTGAGGTGAAAAGACTCCTCGTTGAGATGTTTGAGAAAGGAAAACCTATAGGAGCTGTATGTATATCTCCTGTTATTGTTGCTGCAGCACTCAGAGAGGCAAAAGTTAAACTTACAATAGGAAGTGATGAACAGGTTTCTAAGGCTATAGAGGCTATGGGACAGCAGCATCTTGTTTGTCCTGTATCTGAAGCTTTAGTTGACGAGGAGCACAAGATAGTTTCAACACCTGCATATATGGAAGGTAAAACGATAAAGGATGTTGCAGAAGGAATTGAGAAGCTTGTAAAAGAGGTTTTAAGACTTGCAGGTAAGTAA
- the dcd gene encoding dCTP deaminase: protein MLISSRVLKDLIKKEEIQIDPFDPDFQMKGNSVDIRTSDRYFSYPEYLEPEITMLDPKNPYLNLLERDYISPEGIVLEPNRFLIVESLEYIKIPDNISIFLESKLRISQMGIGIINTGWIDGGFEGNIILTIKNFNNIPVRIYPEMFIAHIFFSQIK from the coding sequence ATGTTAATATCTTCAAGAGTTCTTAAAGATCTGATAAAAAAGGAAGAGATCCAGATAGATCCATTTGATCCAGATTTCCAGATGAAAGGAAACTCTGTTGATATAAGGACTTCAGACAGGTATTTCAGTTATCCGGAATACCTTGAACCTGAAATCACAATGTTAGATCCTAAAAACCCGTATCTCAATCTATTGGAAAGAGATTATATATCACCTGAAGGGATAGTTTTAGAACCAAACAGATTTCTGATCGTTGAATCCCTTGAGTATATTAAAATTCCAGATAATATCTCAATTTTTTTAGAATCTAAACTGAGAATTTCACAGATGGGGATAGGGATAATAAATACAGGCTGGATAGATGGCGGTTTTGAGGGAAATATTATACTTACCATTAAAAACTTCAATAACATACCTGTCAGAATTTATCCTGAGATGTTTATAGCCCATATATTCTTTTCACAGATAAAATGA
- a CDS encoding homoserine dehydrogenase: MKRIDIGLVGYGVVGNGVARILEEKKELLSKKSGVEINLKKVFTRNWNKSFPYPLPESKKAYSLDEILQDDDISIVVELTGGIDFPYKLISEAVEKGKHVVTANKALLAERGKEIFLKAEQKDIRIGYEAAVAGGIPIIRALREGLIANDIIKIYGILNGTTNYILTSMYKQGKDFKTALREAQELGYAEADPTLDINGTDAAHKITILASLSYGGFLDFSQVYVEGIESIHPLDIELGKDLGYVLKLLAIAKGHNGEVEVRVHPTFIPEDNPLAKVDGVFNAVMVEGDAVGESMFYGKGAGSLPTASAVISDIVDISKSIAEGVGRGIEITSMNWEHKDLTLTRVPDFYTRYYLRFTVPDVTGILAKVAAVFARFNISIAAVIQKEKVVSMYESKEKVVPLVILTHTASENNIQKAIKEIEQQGITVEKTVIIRVEDEEK; this comes from the coding sequence TTGAAAAGAATAGATATTGGACTGGTAGGTTACGGCGTTGTAGGTAATGGTGTTGCAAGGATACTTGAAGAGAAAAAGGAACTGCTCAGTAAAAAAAGTGGTGTTGAGATAAATCTGAAAAAGGTTTTCACAAGAAACTGGAATAAAAGCTTTCCATACCCATTACCTGAGAGTAAAAAAGCTTACTCCCTTGATGAGATCTTACAGGATGATGATATATCAATCGTTGTTGAGCTTACAGGGGGTATTGATTTTCCCTACAAACTAATCTCAGAAGCTGTAGAAAAGGGAAAACATGTTGTTACAGCTAACAAAGCGCTTCTCGCTGAAAGGGGGAAGGAGATATTCCTGAAGGCTGAACAGAAAGATATAAGAATAGGATATGAGGCTGCTGTTGCAGGGGGAATACCTATAATAAGAGCCCTCAGAGAAGGACTGATAGCCAACGATATAATTAAAATCTACGGGATCTTAAACGGGACTACAAACTACATTCTGACAAGTATGTACAAACAGGGTAAGGATTTTAAAACAGCGTTGAGGGAAGCCCAGGAGCTCGGATATGCTGAGGCTGATCCAACACTTGATATAAACGGAACAGATGCAGCACATAAGATAACTATACTCGCATCTCTTTCTTACGGTGGTTTCCTTGATTTTTCTCAGGTTTATGTTGAAGGTATAGAGAGTATACACCCCCTTGATATAGAGCTTGGGAAGGATCTTGGTTATGTCTTAAAACTTCTTGCTATAGCTAAGGGACATAACGGTGAGGTTGAGGTAAGGGTTCATCCTACATTCATACCTGAGGATAACCCACTTGCAAAGGTTGATGGTGTTTTCAATGCTGTTATGGTGGAAGGTGATGCTGTAGGAGAGAGTATGTTTTACGGTAAAGGTGCAGGTAGCCTGCCTACAGCAAGTGCTGTCATAAGTGATATAGTTGATATATCAAAGAGTATAGCTGAAGGTGTGGGAAGGGGTATTGAGATAACATCAATGAACTGGGAACATAAAGATCTGACACTAACAAGGGTTCCTGACTTTTACACAAGATACTATCTCAGGTTTACAGTCCCTGATGTTACAGGCATACTTGCAAAGGTTGCCGCAGTATTTGCGAGATTCAATATAAGCATAGCTGCTGTTATACAGAAGGAAAAGGTTGTAAGTATGTATGAAAGTAAAGAAAAGGTCGTTCCCCTTGTAATTCTCACACACACAGCCTCTGAAAACAATATACAGAAAGCTATAAAAGAGATAGAACAGCAGGGAATTACGGTAGAAAAGACGGTCATAATAAGGGTGGAAGACGAAGAAAAGTAA
- a CDS encoding SLC13 family permease, translated as MKISSYEKNRKKIGIFLAPLLSVIVYIIPMDISNDAHLVFSIMTFCLVFWLTEVIPLSMTALLGVSVAVILGIVSVKEAFLSLGHPVVLLFIGSFLIAQSMTKHGLDKRFALNLLSKEFFIKSPIRLIIGFSVISFLLSMWISNTATTAMLLPLALGIIYMFKSKHIKDIGSFAFFILLSIAYSASIGGATTLVGTPTNLIGAGFLKEEGYDIDFLQWILYAAPITVLSYIALIVYIKFHIRNFRYDLKTVKSIILKEKEKLPRMNRGERNTLFVFSLAVFMWILPGIANILGNQEMYKFLKAHIPEAIVALLAGILLFLLPVNKKESTLSVDDLRKLDWDTILLFGGGIALGKLIIKTGLASYIGKKIASVVSPEMVVLLIFVLVFSMIFLTEVSSNTATVITFAPILIGLLNEMKIDLFFPVFGVIISASFAFMLPIATPPNAIIYGSKMIPIQRMAKVGFFMNIIGAFIIAVIILIYMK; from the coding sequence ATGAAAATAAGCAGTTATGAAAAAAATAGAAAAAAGATAGGGATATTTCTTGCTCCGTTACTTTCTGTTATTGTTTACATAATCCCTATGGATATCTCAAATGATGCACATCTTGTTTTCTCAATAATGACTTTCTGTCTTGTGTTCTGGCTTACAGAAGTTATACCCCTTTCTATGACGGCACTGTTAGGTGTCTCTGTTGCTGTTATTTTAGGAATAGTAAGTGTAAAGGAGGCATTTTTAAGTCTTGGACATCCTGTTGTACTTCTCTTTATAGGGAGTTTTCTTATTGCCCAATCAATGACAAAACACGGTCTTGATAAAAGGTTTGCACTGAACCTTCTCTCAAAAGAGTTTTTTATAAAAAGCCCTATAAGGCTTATTATAGGCTTCTCAGTTATCTCATTCCTTCTTTCTATGTGGATAAGTAACACAGCAACAACAGCCATGCTTTTACCACTTGCCCTCGGGATAATCTATATGTTTAAAAGCAAACATATAAAGGATATTGGAAGTTTCGCATTCTTTATACTTCTTTCAATCGCTTACTCAGCCTCTATAGGTGGTGCAACAACACTTGTTGGAACACCAACAAACCTGATAGGTGCAGGATTTTTGAAGGAGGAAGGTTACGATATAGACTTTCTCCAGTGGATACTTTATGCCGCTCCTATTACAGTTCTTTCATATATAGCTCTGATAGTTTATATAAAGTTCCATATAAGAAATTTCAGGTATGATCTTAAAACGGTAAAATCCATTATTCTGAAGGAAAAGGAAAAACTTCCAAGAATGAACAGAGGTGAGAGAAACACACTTTTCGTTTTCTCACTTGCTGTTTTTATGTGGATACTTCCCGGTATCGCAAACATACTTGGAAATCAGGAGATGTATAAATTCTTAAAAGCCCACATACCTGAGGCTATCGTTGCACTTCTTGCAGGTATACTTCTCTTTCTCCTTCCAGTTAATAAAAAAGAAAGTACACTCTCAGTTGATGATCTTAGAAAGCTTGACTGGGACACAATACTTCTGTTTGGCGGTGGTATAGCCCTCGGAAAACTTATAATAAAAACAGGTCTTGCTTCATATATAGGAAAGAAGATAGCATCAGTAGTTTCACCTGAGATGGTGGTTTTACTTATATTTGTTCTTGTATTTTCAATGATATTCTTAACAGAGGTAAGCTCAAATACAGCTACAGTTATCACATTTGCCCCTATTCTGATAGGTCTTCTTAATGAGATGAAAATAGATTTATTTTTCCCTGTGTTTGGTGTTATAATATCTGCCAGTTTTGCTTTTATGCTTCCAATTGCAACGCCACCAAATGCTATTATTTACGGCAGTAAGATGATTCCTATCCAGAGAATGGCTAAAGTTGGATTTTTTATGAACATTATCGGCGCATTTATTATAGCAGTGATAATACTAATATATATGAAGTGA
- a CDS encoding NUDIX hydrolase gives METKWEFSAGGVVFRKDENNNLEILLIRVKNRWSFPKGNIERGEPKDQAALREVKEETGVDAEIVDYLGEVDYWYSMGLTRIHKFVYYYLMRYAGGDIVPQKEEIDEAKFIPFDKVEETLSYETDKEIFSRAVKSLKKIGEING, from the coding sequence ATGGAAACAAAATGGGAGTTTTCCGCCGGAGGAGTCGTTTTCAGAAAGGACGAGAATAACAATCTTGAGATCTTACTGATAAGGGTTAAAAACAGATGGAGCTTTCCAAAGGGAAATATAGAAAGGGGTGAGCCTAAGGATCAGGCAGCCTTAAGGGAGGTTAAAGAAGAGACAGGTGTTGATGCTGAGATCGTAGATTATTTAGGTGAGGTTGATTACTGGTACAGTATGGGACTGACAAGAATACATAAGTTTGTTTATTACTACCTGATGAGGTATGCAGGAGGAGATATCGTTCCCCAGAAAGAGGAGATAGATGAGGCTAAGTTCATACCTTTTGATAAAGTAGAGGAAACATTATCATATGAAACTGATAAAGAGATATTCAGTAGAGCTGTAAAATCTTTAAAAAAGATAGGCGAAATTAATGGATGA
- a CDS encoding lysophospholipid acyltransferase family protein, whose amino-acid sequence MDEVLIRLIFGYLKKLNRDKALKRGEEIGTLLYRLGYRKDVIKKNLDIAFPQKDDEWKRYIALESLKNLGRVLAELPKLPEYLKTGEIKSIFRIRSGDELLEKYRDEGFILLTGHLGNWEIINIGLSYHGYRMSALAYRQRNRKINRIIEEIRTSAGSQIIYHDQPMRKFINALNSKRIISFLVDQNTLRHRGVFVDFFGEKASTVFFPAKVALKYKKPVLFCYSVFDKETKNYQFFVKEVKTDDLTEKDVPVLVQRYTYEVENAVREYPEQYMWTHKRWKTRPEGEPENIY is encoded by the coding sequence ATGGATGAGGTTTTAATAAGATTAATCTTTGGTTACCTTAAAAAGCTAAACAGAGATAAAGCATTAAAAAGGGGAGAGGAGATTGGCACTCTTCTATACAGACTTGGCTACAGAAAGGATGTAATTAAAAAAAATCTTGATATAGCATTTCCCCAGAAAGATGATGAATGGAAAAGATATATAGCTTTAGAATCTTTAAAAAATTTGGGAAGGGTTCTTGCAGAACTTCCAAAACTTCCCGAGTACCTGAAAACAGGCGAGATAAAAAGTATATTCAGGATCAGATCAGGAGACGAACTACTTGAAAAATACAGAGATGAAGGTTTTATACTTCTCACAGGACATCTTGGAAACTGGGAGATTATAAATATAGGTCTTTCATATCACGGGTATAGGATGTCAGCCCTTGCCTACAGACAGAGAAACAGAAAGATAAACAGGATCATTGAGGAGATCAGAACGTCCGCAGGATCTCAGATAATATACCATGACCAGCCTATGAGAAAGTTCATCAATGCTTTAAACTCAAAAAGGATCATATCATTTCTTGTTGATCAGAACACATTAAGACACAGGGGTGTTTTTGTTGATTTCTTTGGAGAGAAAGCCTCAACAGTTTTCTTCCCAGCAAAGGTGGCTCTAAAGTATAAAAAGCCTGTCCTCTTCTGTTATTCCGTTTTTGATAAAGAAACAAAAAATTACCAGTTTTTCGTAAAAGAGGTAAAAACTGATGATCTTACTGAGAAGGATGTACCTGTTCTCGTCCAGAGATACACATATGAGGTTGAGAATGCTGTAAGGGAATACCCAGAACAGTATATGTGGACACACAAAAGATGGAAAACAAGACCTGAAGGTGAACCTGAAAATATCTATTAA
- the hemL gene encoding glutamate-1-semialdehyde 2,1-aminomutase, translating to MKMERSLNLFEEAQRYLVGGVNSPVRAFKSVGMEPLFIQKGKGSRVWDVDGNEYIDYVLSWGPLILGHANDQIVNAIKQVANYGTSFGAPTELEIEMAKAVVDAVPSIEMVRFVNSGTEATMSAIRLARGYTGKKKIVKFEGCYHGHVDSLLVSAGSGVATLSIPGTPGIPEEFANLTIVLPYNNIDAVEETFKKHGDDIACVIIEPVAGNMGVVAPSKEYHQRLREITKEYGALLIWDEVMTGFRLAYGGAQELYGIEPDLTTLGKVIGGGLPVGAYGGKREIMEYVAPVGPVYQAGTLSGNPLAMAGGLRQLQILKEKNPYPDLDRKGKKLEEGLRYLSEKYGIPATVNRVGSMITAFFTDKEVVDFETAKSSDLDRFAKFFRLMLEKGVYLAPSQFEAAFLSTAHSDEDIDETLNKAEDCFKQLL from the coding sequence ATGAAAATGGAAAGATCATTAAACCTTTTTGAGGAAGCACAGAGATATCTTGTAGGTGGGGTTAACTCACCTGTAAGGGCTTTTAAATCTGTTGGTATGGAGCCACTTTTCATACAGAAGGGAAAGGGAAGCAGAGTATGGGATGTTGATGGAAATGAGTATATAGATTATGTCCTTTCATGGGGACCTTTAATACTCGGTCATGCAAATGACCAGATAGTTAATGCTATAAAGCAGGTTGCAAACTACGGAACAAGCTTTGGTGCACCAACAGAGCTTGAGATTGAGATGGCAAAAGCTGTTGTTGATGCAGTTCCATCAATAGAGATGGTAAGGTTCGTAAACTCAGGAACAGAAGCAACAATGTCTGCTATAAGACTTGCAAGGGGATACACAGGAAAGAAAAAGATAGTAAAGTTTGAGGGATGTTACCACGGTCATGTTGATTCTCTCCTTGTTTCAGCTGGATCCGGTGTTGCAACACTATCAATACCGGGAACACCCGGTATTCCTGAGGAGTTTGCAAATCTCACAATAGTACTTCCCTACAACAATATAGATGCTGTTGAGGAAACTTTTAAGAAACACGGTGATGATATAGCATGTGTGATAATTGAGCCTGTTGCCGGGAATATGGGTGTTGTTGCTCCTTCAAAGGAGTACCACCAGAGACTGAGGGAGATAACAAAGGAGTACGGAGCATTACTTATATGGGATGAGGTTATGACAGGTTTCAGACTGGCATACGGTGGAGCTCAGGAGCTTTATGGGATAGAGCCAGATCTCACAACACTTGGAAAGGTTATAGGTGGCGGTCTTCCTGTTGGAGCATACGGTGGAAAGAGGGAGATAATGGAGTATGTTGCACCTGTTGGACCTGTCTATCAGGCAGGAACCCTCTCAGGTAACCCCCTTGCCATGGCAGGAGGTCTCAGACAGCTCCAGATATTAAAGGAGAAAAATCCATACCCTGATCTGGACAGAAAAGGTAAAAAACTTGAGGAAGGTCTGAGATACCTCTCAGAGAAATACGGGATACCAGCTACAGTTAACAGGGTTGGATCAATGATAACAGCTTTCTTTACAGATAAAGAGGTTGTGGATTTTGAGACAGCAAAAAGTTCTGATCTTGATAGATTTGCAAAATTCTTCAGACTTATGTTAGAGAAAGGTGTTTATCTTGCACCATCACAGTTTGAGGCTGCATTCCTGAGTACAGCACACAGTGATGAGGATATTGATGAGACATTAAATAAAGCTGAAGACTGCTTTAAACAGCTTTTATAA
- a CDS encoding nuclear transport factor 2 family protein: MEGKSPVQTTIDNWIEGWNEKNLDKILENYAETAELFDPKTKEVIPEKFTLEGIDELRKYFSVILNVFPELKIKPLGLWIKGHTALLEYYIYTSEETKIDVISKFYLNRDYKIQGHFIYYGLSYKELKEDKPN; encoded by the coding sequence TTGGAAGGAAAATCACCTGTTCAGACAACGATAGATAACTGGATAGAAGGTTGGAATGAGAAAAATCTTGATAAGATTTTAGAAAATTACGCCGAGACAGCTGAGCTTTTTGATCCTAAAACAAAAGAGGTGATCCCCGAGAAGTTTACACTTGAGGGGATAGACGAACTGAGGAAGTATTTCTCAGTTATACTGAATGTTTTTCCAGAACTTAAGATAAAGCCTCTCGGTCTGTGGATTAAGGGACACACCGCTCTCCTTGAGTATTACATATACACATCAGAGGAAACAAAGATAGATGTTATCTCAAAATTTTACCTTAACAGGGACTACAAAATTCAGGGACATTTTATATATTATGGTTTAAGTTACAAAGAGTTGAAGGAGGATAAACCTAATTAA
- the nrdR gene encoding transcriptional regulator NrdR, whose product MKCPKCGSLNDKVVDTRQSKDGTVIRRRRECLDCGYRFTTYERFEEEKIVVKKKNGTTEPFNKDKIIRGIRLASKNRPVSEKQMVEIADEIEKYLLEEGKLVVESTEIGDLVQEKLKKIDPVSYLRFKSVYNEFQDIKDFEKALKEIEEKGE is encoded by the coding sequence ATGAAATGTCCAAAATGTGGATCGCTTAATGATAAGGTTGTTGATACAAGACAGTCAAAAGATGGAACTGTTATAAGAAGAAGAAGGGAATGTCTTGACTGTGGTTACAGATTTACAACATATGAGAGATTTGAGGAAGAGAAGATAGTTGTTAAAAAGAAAAATGGAACAACAGAACCTTTTAATAAGGATAAGATAATAAGAGGAATAAGGCTCGCCTCAAAAAACAGACCTGTATCTGAAAAGCAGATGGTAGAGATAGCTGATGAGATAGAAAAGTATTTACTGGAGGAAGGAAAGCTTGTTGTTGAGAGTACAGAAATAGGGGATCTCGTTCAGGAAAAGCTGAAGAAGATAGATCCTGTATCATACTTAAGGTTCAAGTCTGTTTACAATGAGTTTCAGGATATAAAGGATTTTGAGAAGGCATTAAAGGAGATAGAGGAAAAAGGGGAGTAA
- a CDS encoding DUF1931 family protein, with product MAVVGASKIEALMRKAAGLDIEKSKVKEITDIVEKKLYDLLLIGERNANYNNREVIWESDIPLTKGFLESMKKFVKLEEEIAIEDVLNFLATMPPLKYPLEAELEKRLPEIVGTLIYILALLIKEIAPGERKPSVEDIQKAGKILDLTM from the coding sequence ATGGCTGTTGTTGGTGCATCAAAGATAGAGGCACTCATGAGAAAAGCTGCTGGACTTGATATTGAGAAAAGTAAGGTGAAGGAGATAACGGATATTGTTGAGAAAAAACTTTACGATCTCCTTCTTATTGGTGAAAGAAATGCAAATTACAATAACAGAGAGGTTATATGGGAGTCAGACATTCCTTTAACAAAAGGATTTTTAGAAAGTATGAAAAAGTTTGTAAAACTTGAGGAAGAGATAGCTATAGAGGATGTTCTGAACTTTTTAGCAACAATGCCACCATTAAAATATCCTTTAGAGGCAGAACTTGAGAAAAGGCTTCCTGAGATAGTAGGAACACTTATTTACATACTTGCATTACTTATTAAAGAGATAGCCCCGGGAGAGAGAAAACCTTCGGTTGAAGATATACAGAAGGCAGGAAAGATCCTTGATCTGACCATGTAG
- a CDS encoding Mrp/NBP35 family ATP-binding protein: protein MALQGVIDRLKKTSLEEIGVSFSLADILRDMKIEGNSIYIKLFSPSDKYHDFLKKKAEQVLREIGAENVDIEFTNEPPKATAPQTPPPQAQQNPFENKRRIPKVKKVIAVASGKGGVGKSTVAVNLAAALKRMGYDVGYLDADMYGPSGPTMLGAKDKQVLAREDGKLIPPVAHGIKMMSIGLLLPSEDTPVIWRGPVLFKALSQFLFDIDWAEDQLDFLIIDLPPGTGDVQITLGQTAEIDGAVIVTTPQDVALIDVKKGIQMFNEVMIPVIGIVENMSYFVCPDSGKRYEIFGKSRTEEVAKQYNTEILGKVPIEPKVAEFGDLGIPVVLAKEDSESSKAFMSIAERIIKKLTV, encoded by the coding sequence ATGGCACTTCAGGGTGTAATTGACAGACTAAAAAAAACATCTCTTGAGGAGATAGGTGTAAGCTTTTCTCTTGCTGACATACTGAGGGATATGAAGATAGAAGGTAACAGTATCTATATAAAACTATTTTCTCCTTCAGATAAGTATCACGATTTTCTAAAGAAAAAAGCGGAACAGGTTTTAAGAGAGATAGGTGCAGAAAATGTAGATATTGAGTTTACAAATGAGCCACCAAAGGCAACAGCTCCACAGACACCACCTCCACAGGCACAGCAGAATCCTTTTGAGAACAAGAGAAGAATCCCTAAGGTTAAAAAGGTTATAGCGGTTGCCTCAGGTAAAGGGGGCGTTGGAAAATCAACTGTTGCTGTTAACCTGGCTGCTGCCTTAAAAAGAATGGGTTACGATGTAGGTTATCTTGATGCTGATATGTATGGACCTTCAGGCCCTACAATGCTTGGAGCTAAAGATAAACAGGTCTTAGCAAGGGAAGACGGTAAACTTATACCACCTGTTGCCCACGGAATAAAGATGATGTCCATAGGACTTTTACTCCCATCTGAAGATACACCTGTAATATGGAGAGGACCTGTACTATTTAAGGCTTTATCACAGTTCCTTTTTGATATAGACTGGGCTGAAGATCAGCTTGATTTCCTTATAATAGACCTTCCACCAGGAACAGGTGATGTTCAGATAACACTGGGACAGACAGCTGAGATAGATGGTGCGGTTATCGTCACAACACCTCAGGATGTAGCTCTTATAGACGTTAAAAAGGGTATCCAGATGTTTAACGAGGTTATGATACCTGTGATAGGAATTGTTGAGAATATGAGTTACTTTGTGTGCCCAGACTCGGGAAAAAGATACGAGATCTTCGGAAAGAGCAGAACTGAAGAGGTTGCCAAACAGTACAATACAGAGATCCTTGGAAAAGTACCTATAGAACCTAAGGTTGCTGAGTTTGGTGATCTTGGAATACCCGTTGTTTTAGCAAAAGAGGATTCAGAATCTTCAAAGGCGTTTATGAGTATAGCAGAGAGAATAATAAAAAAGTTAACCGTTTAA